The following are encoded together in the Daucus carota subsp. sativus chromosome 5, DH1 v3.0, whole genome shotgun sequence genome:
- the LOC108221912 gene encoding cold shock protein 2 → MAEQEGKKLSGIVKWFSWQKGFGFIAPDEGGPDLFVHQTEIRTEGFRTLREGKRVEFVVNLSEDGRSKAADVVVLPGGGGGMRGRGGRRGYGRGYRERGGGGGQRNAGSGVECHNCGQLGHFARNCYEVGEGVSSGNAEYSGDGGGYRGYGGRRGGRGGRGRGRVESGGPRVCYNCGKEGHFARDCVEEPK, encoded by the coding sequence ATGGCTGAGCAAGAAGGGAAGAAATTAAGTGGTATTGTGAAGTGGTTCAGCTGGCAAAAGGGGTTCGGGTTCATTGCCCCGGATGAGGGTGGTCCTGATCTTTTTGTTCACCAGACAGAGATCAGGACTGAAGGGTTCAGGACTCTCAGAGAAggtaaacgagtcgagttcgtgGTGAATTTGAGTGAAGATGGCAGGAGCAAGGCTGCTGATGTAGTTGTTTTACccggaggaggaggaggaatgAGAGGCCGCGGTGGGAGGAGGGGATATGGGAGAGGGTACCGCGAACGCGGTGGTGGTGGTGGCCAGAGAAATGCAGGCAGTGGAGTAGAGTGTCATAACTGTGGGCAACTAGGTCACTTTGCGAGGAACTGTTATGAAGTTGGAGAGGGTGTGAGTAGTGGGAATGCAGAGTACAGCGGTGATGGTGGTGGGTATCGAGGTTATGGTGGTCGTCGTGGTGGTAGGGGTgggagggggagagggagggTGGAGAGTGGCGGTCCTCGAGTTTGCTACAATTGTGGCAAGGAAGGGCACTTTGCAAGAGACTGTGTTGAGGAGCCAAAGTGA
- the LOC108221908 gene encoding pathogenesis-related thaumatin-like protein 3.5, translating to MATLLPLPFFALLVSLGINISECARTFTLVNKCNETIWPAITPAEGFGSGGFTLKPTGSRVLQASVGWSGQIWGRTGCHFDKNGKGMCQTGRCGKSLHCKATGKTPATFAEFTLSTPDFYDVSLVDGFNLPISVKAIHGKGDCSSAGCIGDLRASCPKELAVRANDQIVGCRSACQVFKTDQYCCRGNYGNAATCQPTFYSKKFKEVCPAAYTYAYDDPSSIFTCSGPDYIITFCSSK from the exons ATGGCAACTCTTCTACCACTTCCATTCTTTGCACTCCTTGTTTCTTTAG GAATAAATATATCAGAATGTGCTAGAACTTTCACTTTGGTAAACAAATGCAACGAAACAATCTGGCCTGCAATCACCCCAGCAGAAGGCTTTGGCAGTGGCGGGTTTACCTTAAAACCGACTGGATCAAGAGTACTACAAGCCTCAGTCGGGTGGTCAGGTCAAATCTGGGGAAGAACTGGATGCCATTTCGACAAAAATGGTAAAGGAATGTGCCAAACAGGGAGATGTGGCAAATCCCTACATTGCAAAGCTACCGGAAAAACACCAGCTACATTTGCTGAATTTACTCTTTCCACACCGGATTTCTACGACGTAAGCCTTGTTGATGGATTTAATTTGCCAATAAGTGTTAAGGCGATTCACGGCAAGGGAGATTGTAGCAGCGCAGGATGTATTGGGGACTTGAGAGCTAGTTGTCCTAAAGAGCTTGCAGTTAGAGCTAATGACCAAATTGTTGGTTGTAGAAGTGCATGCCAAGTGTTCAAGACAGATCAATATTGTTGCAGGGGAAACTATGGGAATGCAGCTACATGCCAGCCAACATTTTATTCAAAGAAGTTCAAAGAGGTCTGCCCTGCAGCTTACACCTATGCTTATGATGATCCTAGCAGCATTTTTACATGTTCGGGACCAGATTACATAATCACTTTTTGTTCTAGCAagtga